A stretch of the Rhizomicrobium sp. genome encodes the following:
- the ybeY gene encoding rRNA maturation RNase YbeY: protein MTFCIDIEVSDPRWRKARGLSTRLKAAAELALRRGKARRGGLTVLLGDAARLRALNRDFRGKDKPTNVLSFPAPANPDAYLGDIALAYDVTDAEARAAGKRFADHATHLAVHGVLHLIGFDHVTDAQARRMEPLETRILAELGIADPYRSEAA, encoded by the coding sequence GTGACGTTTTGCATTGACATCGAGGTGAGCGATCCGCGCTGGCGCAAGGCCCGCGGCCTCTCCACGCGGCTGAAGGCGGCGGCCGAACTGGCGCTCCGGCGCGGCAAGGCGCGGCGCGGCGGCCTGACCGTCCTGCTCGGCGACGCCGCGCGGCTGCGCGCCCTCAATCGCGATTTCCGGGGCAAGGACAAGCCGACCAACGTCCTGTCCTTTCCGGCACCGGCCAATCCCGACGCTTATCTCGGCGACATCGCGCTCGCCTATGACGTGACGGACGCGGAGGCGCGCGCGGCCGGCAAGCGCTTCGCCGATCACGCGACGCATCTGGCGGTCCATGGCGTGCTGCATCTCATCGGCTTCGACCATGTCACCGATGCGCAGGCGCGCCGGATGGAGCCGCTCGAGACCCGCATCCTCGCCGAGCTCGGCATCGCCGATCCTTATCGGAGCGAGGCCGCCTGA
- a CDS encoding PhoH family protein, whose translation MSPAKAKRAATEQTTLEFTHNAHLAALAGGHERNFVRLEQKLGVKIATRGNLVAIEGDAGMRERAAAILRALYARLEAGDTCSAADVDAEIRFAAEKDAAAVGNSFGSSSVRTASGKVTRARSPAQAAYLDLMRTHPLVFGVGPAGTGKTYLAAAFGAHLLHERQVERLILSRPALEAGERLGFLPGDLKEKIDPYLRPLYDALFDVLGDRTEKLMEMGTIEVAPLAFMRGRTLTRAFVILDEAQNVTSAQMKMFLTRLGEDSRMVVTGDPSQSDLPGGRADGLNEALRILHGVEGAAVAHFAEKDVVRHALVSRIVAAYNKADLQKSGP comes from the coding sequence TTGAGCCCGGCCAAGGCGAAGCGCGCGGCGACGGAGCAGACGACGCTCGAATTCACCCACAACGCCCATCTCGCCGCCCTGGCCGGCGGCCATGAGCGCAATTTCGTGCGGCTGGAGCAGAAGCTCGGCGTCAAGATCGCCACCCGCGGCAATCTCGTCGCGATCGAAGGCGATGCCGGGATGCGCGAGCGCGCCGCGGCGATCCTGCGCGCCCTCTATGCGCGGCTCGAGGCCGGCGACACCTGCAGCGCCGCCGATGTCGATGCCGAGATCCGCTTCGCCGCCGAGAAGGATGCCGCCGCGGTCGGCAATTCCTTCGGCTCCTCCTCCGTGCGCACCGCGTCGGGCAAGGTCACGCGCGCCCGCTCGCCGGCGCAGGCCGCCTATCTCGATCTCATGCGGACCCATCCGCTGGTGTTCGGCGTCGGGCCGGCCGGCACCGGCAAGACCTATCTCGCGGCCGCCTTCGGCGCGCATCTGCTGCATGAACGCCAGGTCGAGCGCCTGATCCTGTCGCGCCCCGCGCTGGAGGCCGGCGAGCGCCTCGGCTTCCTGCCCGGCGACCTGAAGGAGAAGATCGATCCCTATCTGCGGCCGCTCTACGACGCCCTGTTCGACGTGCTCGGCGACCGCACCGAAAAGCTGATGGAGATGGGCACGATCGAGGTCGCGCCGCTCGCCTTCATGCGCGGCCGCACGCTGACCCGCGCCTTCGTGATCCTCGACGAGGCGCAGAACGTCACCTCGGCGCAGATGAAGATGTTCCTGACCCGGCTGGGCGAGGATTCGCGCATGGTGGTCACCGGCGATCCCTCGCAGAGCGACCTGCCGGGCGGCCGCGCCGACGGCCTCAACGAGGCGTTGCGTATCCTGCACGGCGTCGAAGGCGCCGCGGTGGCGCATTTCGCGGAAAAAGACGTGGTGCGGCACGCCCTCGTCAGCCGCATCGTCGCCGCCTATAATAAGGCCGACCTGCAGAAATCCGGGCCGTGA
- a CDS encoding Fur family transcriptional regulator, which produces MTRIEKLCADKGLRMTEQRRIIARVLSEAADHPDAEEMYRRASAIDPHISIATVYRTVKLFEDAGILERHDFRDGRSRYEEAPESHHDHLIDVQTGSVIEFRNEEIEKLQRRVAEELGFELVDHRLELYGVPKGAKKPR; this is translated from the coding sequence GTGACGCGCATCGAAAAGCTCTGTGCCGATAAGGGTCTGCGCATGACCGAGCAGCGCCGCATCATCGCGCGCGTGCTGTCGGAAGCCGCCGACCATCCCGATGCCGAGGAGATGTACCGCCGCGCCTCGGCGATCGATCCGCATATCTCCATCGCCACGGTCTACCGCACGGTGAAGCTGTTCGAGGATGCCGGCATCCTGGAGCGTCACGATTTCCGCGACGGCCGCTCGCGCTACGAAGAGGCGCCGGAATCGCATCACGACCACCTGATCGACGTGCAGACCGGCAGCGTGATCGAATTCCGCAACGAGGAGATCGAAAAGCTCCAGCGCCGCGTCGCCGAGGAACTCGGCTTCGAGCTGGTCGATCATCGCCTCGAGCTCTATGGCGTGCCGAAGGGCGCCAAGAAGCCGCGCTGA
- a CDS encoding malonic semialdehyde reductase gives MDHHAINDEALDTIFRAARSQNKWQDKPVSTALLMAVYDLARMGPTSANCSPARFLFLTTPDAKERLARHASSGNALKIRSAPVTAIIGYDLDFAQKLPALFPHDPTARTWFADPQVAQVTAFRNGTLQGAYLIIAARALGLDCGPMSGFDNAKVDAEFFAGTPVKSNFICGLGYGDPSGLFARSPRLSFDEAAKIL, from the coding sequence ATGGATCATCACGCCATAAACGACGAAGCGCTGGATACGATCTTCCGCGCCGCGCGCAGCCAGAACAAATGGCAGGACAAGCCGGTCAGCACCGCGCTGCTGATGGCGGTCTACGATCTCGCACGCATGGGTCCGACCAGCGCGAATTGCTCGCCCGCCCGGTTCCTGTTCCTGACCACGCCGGACGCCAAGGAGCGTCTGGCCCGGCATGCCTCGTCCGGCAATGCGCTCAAAATCCGCAGCGCGCCGGTGACCGCGATCATCGGCTATGACCTCGACTTCGCGCAGAAGCTGCCCGCACTCTTCCCGCACGATCCGACCGCCAGGACCTGGTTCGCCGACCCGCAGGTCGCGCAGGTCACGGCCTTCCGCAACGGGACGCTGCAAGGCGCCTATCTCATCATCGCGGCGCGCGCGCTCGGCCTCGATTGCGGCCCGATGTCGGGCTTCGACAATGCGAAGGTCGATGCGGAGTTCTTTGCCGGCACGCCGGTGAAGTCGAATTTCATCTGCGGCCTCGGCTATGGCGATCCGTCGGGTCTGTTCGCGCGCAGTCCGCGCCTGAGCTTCGACGAAGCCGCAAAAATCCTCTGA
- a CDS encoding transcription antitermination factor NusB, protein MNAGQAARSAALRALSDVLRKRRPLDVAFESGPPLPPRDAGFARAIASETLRRFGQIEALIRHFMPKTPPPHKSGPTLEILYAGACELLFLDVAPHAAVDAANRLAQADGKAVHFKSLINAVLRRVAREGKAVLAGQDAARLNTPDWLWRRWCEAFGEDTARAIAAAHLHPAPIDLVLKDGAVAPPGEALFGSVLRLKDAGRVEDLPGFAEGAWWVQDAAATLPVHLLGAIGGQRVIDLCAAPGGKTMQLAALGAQVTAVERDAARAARIRENLARTGLAATLVESDMRDFVPDAPAPFVLLDAPCTATGTIRRHPELPWIKSASDVTLCENAASELLDAAANMVAPGGTLVFAVCSLEPEEGIEQAERFLARDARFARQPVTADEVFGMPELIGAQGDLRTLPCHLGGKGGMDGFYAARFRRVA, encoded by the coding sequence GTGAACGCGGGACAGGCGGCGCGCAGCGCGGCGTTACGGGCCCTCTCCGACGTGCTGCGCAAACGGCGGCCGCTCGACGTCGCCTTCGAAAGCGGCCCGCCGCTGCCGCCGCGCGACGCCGGCTTCGCGCGCGCCATCGCCAGCGAAACGCTGCGCCGCTTCGGCCAGATCGAGGCGCTGATCCGGCATTTCATGCCCAAGACGCCGCCGCCGCACAAATCCGGTCCGACGCTGGAGATCCTGTATGCGGGCGCCTGCGAATTGCTGTTCCTGGACGTCGCGCCGCATGCCGCGGTCGACGCCGCGAACCGGCTGGCGCAGGCGGACGGCAAGGCGGTGCATTTCAAATCGCTGATCAACGCGGTGCTGCGGCGGGTGGCGCGCGAGGGCAAGGCCGTGCTCGCCGGCCAGGACGCGGCGCGGCTGAACACGCCGGACTGGCTGTGGCGGCGCTGGTGCGAGGCCTTCGGCGAGGACACGGCGCGCGCGATCGCGGCGGCGCACCTGCATCCCGCGCCGATCGATCTGGTGTTGAAGGACGGCGCCGTGGCGCCGCCGGGCGAAGCGCTGTTCGGCTCTGTCCTGCGGCTGAAGGATGCCGGCCGCGTCGAGGACCTGCCGGGCTTCGCGGAGGGTGCGTGGTGGGTGCAGGACGCAGCGGCGACGCTGCCGGTGCACCTGCTCGGCGCGATCGGCGGCCAGCGCGTGATCGATCTGTGCGCCGCGCCGGGCGGCAAGACGATGCAGCTGGCGGCGCTGGGCGCGCAGGTGACGGCGGTGGAGCGGGACGCGGCGCGGGCGGCGCGCATCCGGGAGAACCTGGCGCGCACTGGGCTCGCGGCAACGCTGGTCGAATCCGACATGCGCGATTTCGTGCCCGACGCGCCGGCGCCCTTCGTTCTGCTCGACGCGCCCTGCACGGCGACCGGCACGATCCGGCGTCATCCCGAACTGCCCTGGATCAAGAGCGCGTCGGACGTGACGCTGTGCGAGAACGCCGCGAGCGAATTGCTCGATGCGGCGGCGAACATGGTGGCGCCGGGCGGCACGCTGGTGTTTGCCGTGTGCTCCCTGGAGCCCGAGGAAGGCATCGAACAGGCCGAGCGCTTCCTGGCGCGCGATGCACGCTTTGCCCGCCAGCCCGTGACGGCGGACGAGGTGTTCGGGATGCCCGAGCTGATCGGCGCACAAGGCGATCTGCGGACGCTGCCGTGCCACCTGGGCGGCAAGGGCGGGATGGACGGTTTCTATGCGGCGCGATTCAGGCGGGTGGCCTGA
- a CDS encoding acyltransferase — translation MADATTDRRIAILDGYRALAVLAVLLYHYTVRWAPPHDPSTRLPGGAVFSGFLPFAYGWLGVELFFIISGFVIAMTLARCRNPVDFALRRFARLWPPLLVAATLTTIVVHLIGPPEWQVNPLSYLTSILLLGPDVMAKLTHQPGIYWVDGAYWSLWVELRFYILAAIIYLFGRRRRFVLDWLVFQAALVLLSGIADRTGTLEAVPQFLLRDYLPYFTIGICVFEIYRKGLERRLALAGALFGGALVLWSAAWQQGLFEDISAPVSIVANLAIFALFALFLRRSPALRFFRGAWIVALGRASYSLYLIHQHIGIVVMAALIAAGLPYLAALPATIVLVVGAAFLLFRFVEVPGKALVLGATRGLAAGVDRKLPWLRYDPAPKAGDVPDDYGM, via the coding sequence TTGGCAGACGCAACGACCGACCGCCGCATCGCGATCCTCGACGGCTACCGCGCGCTCGCCGTTCTTGCGGTGCTTCTCTATCACTATACGGTGCGTTGGGCGCCGCCGCACGATCCCTCCACGCGTCTGCCGGGCGGCGCGGTGTTCAGCGGCTTCCTGCCCTTCGCCTATGGCTGGCTGGGCGTCGAGCTTTTTTTCATCATCTCCGGCTTCGTCATCGCGATGACGCTGGCGCGCTGTCGCAATCCCGTGGACTTCGCGCTGCGCAGATTTGCCAGGCTGTGGCCGCCGCTCCTCGTGGCGGCCACCCTCACCACGATCGTCGTGCATCTGATCGGTCCGCCCGAGTGGCAGGTGAACCCGCTGAGCTATCTCACCAGCATCCTTCTGCTCGGCCCCGACGTCATGGCGAAGCTCACGCACCAGCCCGGCATCTACTGGGTCGACGGCGCGTATTGGAGCCTCTGGGTCGAGCTTCGCTTCTACATCCTCGCGGCGATCATCTATCTTTTCGGCCGCCGGCGGCGTTTCGTGCTGGATTGGCTGGTCTTCCAGGCGGCACTCGTCCTGTTGTCCGGGATTGCCGACAGGACCGGCACGCTCGAAGCTGTACCGCAATTCTTGCTGCGCGATTATCTGCCTTACTTCACCATCGGCATCTGCGTGTTCGAGATCTATCGAAAGGGGCTGGAGCGTCGGCTTGCGCTGGCCGGCGCCTTGTTCGGCGGCGCGCTGGTCCTTTGGAGCGCCGCCTGGCAGCAGGGGTTGTTCGAGGACATATCCGCGCCGGTAAGCATCGTCGCAAATCTGGCGATCTTCGCCCTGTTCGCGCTGTTTCTGCGCCGGAGCCCGGCGCTGCGGTTTTTCCGGGGCGCTTGGATCGTCGCGCTCGGCCGCGCCTCCTATTCGCTTTATCTGATTCATCAGCATATCGGCATCGTGGTGATGGCAGCCCTGATCGCGGCGGGCCTGCCCTATCTCGCCGCTCTGCCGGCGACCATCGTCCTGGTGGTCGGGGCGGCCTTCCTGCTCTTCCGTTTCGTCGAGGTTCCGGGAAAGGCGCTCGTCCTGGGCGCGACCAGAGGCCTCGCGGCCGGCGTGGATCGGAAGTTGCCTTGGCTGAGATACGACCCCGCGCCCAAGGCCGGCGATGTCCCGGACGATTACGGCATGTGA
- a CDS encoding lysophospholipid acyltransferase family protein, with the protein MQTLRAWGIVTVFLVVTLLGIPYQSLNLRLGRAAAKSFPNRYHRFMAGLFGIRITVVGTPVTDEGVLIVANHTSWLDIIVFSAVGRISFVAKSEVATWPLFSTLARLQRTVFVERTRRSTTGVARDQIRDRLHAGDTLVLFPEGTSNDGNAVLPFKSALMGAVEARVDDGKGGSRAVKVQPVSTAYVGLYGMPMGRENRPLFAWYGDMELVPHLWEALLTGPIDVIVEFHPPIDVDSVGGRKVLAARAEAIIRRGQTRALAGLPLPTPDPAAVPQPASALAPAAA; encoded by the coding sequence ATGCAGACCTTGCGCGCCTGGGGCATCGTCACCGTCTTCCTGGTCGTGACCCTGCTCGGCATTCCGTACCAGAGCCTGAACCTGCGCCTGGGCCGCGCCGCGGCCAAGAGCTTCCCCAACCGCTACCACCGCTTCATGGCGGGGCTGTTCGGGATCCGCATCACGGTGGTCGGCACGCCGGTGACGGACGAGGGCGTGCTGATCGTCGCCAATCACACCTCCTGGCTCGACATCATCGTGTTCTCCGCGGTCGGCCGGATCTCCTTCGTCGCCAAATCGGAGGTCGCGACCTGGCCGCTGTTCTCCACCCTCGCGCGGCTGCAGCGCACCGTGTTCGTGGAGCGCACGCGGCGCAGCACGACCGGCGTGGCGCGCGACCAGATCCGCGACCGCCTGCATGCCGGCGACACGCTGGTGCTGTTCCCGGAAGGCACGTCGAACGACGGCAACGCCGTCCTGCCCTTCAAGAGCGCCCTGATGGGCGCGGTCGAGGCGCGGGTGGACGACGGCAAGGGCGGCAGCCGCGCCGTGAAGGTGCAGCCGGTCTCCACCGCCTATGTCGGGCTCTACGGCATGCCGATGGGGCGCGAGAACCGGCCGCTCTTCGCCTGGTATGGCGACATGGAACTGGTGCCGCATCTGTGGGAAGCCTTGCTGACCGGCCCGATCGACGTGATCGTCGAATTCCACCCGCCCATCGACGTCGACTCGGTCGGCGGCCGCAAGGTGCTGGCGGCGCGGGCGGAAGCCATCATCCGGCGCGGCCAGACCCGCGCCCTGGCCGGCCTGCCGCTCCCCACGCCCGACCCGGCCGCGGTTCCCCAGCCGGCGTCCGCGCTGGCGCCCGCCGCGGCCTGA
- a CDS encoding Hpt domain-containing protein has protein sequence MGDGPNTVIDLEHLARYTGGDKAINAEIMRLFDSQTAEMVGRLHQILEARDAKSWKEVTHTLKGAARGIGAFAMGEAAAQCEPIDLSDRTIAAGAIAILETRAQAVQAFIRDYLAA, from the coding sequence ATGGGCGACGGGCCCAATACGGTCATCGATCTGGAACACCTTGCCCGCTACACCGGCGGCGACAAGGCGATCAACGCCGAGATCATGCGTCTGTTCGACAGCCAGACCGCCGAGATGGTCGGGCGGCTTCACCAGATCCTCGAGGCGCGCGACGCGAAATCCTGGAAGGAAGTCACCCACACGCTCAAAGGCGCGGCGCGCGGCATCGGCGCCTTCGCGATGGGCGAGGCGGCGGCGCAGTGCGAGCCGATCGATCTGTCCGACCGCACCATCGCGGCAGGCGCCATCGCCATCCTGGAGACGCGGGCGCAGGCGGTGCAGGCGTTCATCCGCGACTATCTCGCGGCCTGA
- a CDS encoding NifU family protein, with protein MFIQTESTPNPATLKFIPGREVMGEGQVADFPTQESGGRSPLAAALFAVPDVSRVFFGSDFISVTKRDGDWKHLKPAILGAIMEHFTRGLPLMTGSSDEAADAGSYGEEGDPEVVAQIKELIDTRVRPAVAQDGGDIIFKGFDGGAGIVFLHLQGSCAGCPSSTMTLKNGIENMLRHYVPEVNAVEAV; from the coding sequence ATGTTCATCCAGACCGAATCCACGCCGAATCCCGCGACGCTCAAATTCATCCCCGGCCGCGAGGTCATGGGCGAAGGCCAGGTGGCGGATTTCCCGACCCAGGAATCCGGCGGCCGCTCGCCGCTCGCCGCCGCGCTGTTCGCGGTGCCCGATGTCAGCCGCGTGTTCTTCGGCTCCGATTTCATCTCGGTGACCAAGCGCGACGGCGACTGGAAGCATCTCAAGCCGGCCATCCTCGGCGCGATCATGGAGCATTTCACGCGTGGCTTGCCGCTGATGACCGGCTCCTCCGACGAGGCCGCGGACGCCGGCTCCTATGGCGAGGAGGGCGATCCGGAGGTCGTCGCGCAGATCAAGGAATTGATCGACACCCGTGTCCGCCCGGCGGTGGCGCAGGACGGCGGCGACATCATCTTCAAGGGGTTTGACGGCGGCGCCGGCATCGTCTTCCTGCACCTGCAGGGTTCCTGCGCCGGCTGCCCGTCCTCGACCATGACGCTGAAGAACGGCATCGAGAACATGCTGCGCCACTATGTGCCAGAAGTGAACGCCGTCGAAGCGGTGTAA
- a CDS encoding NnrU family protein — protein sequence MSMLYAAAAVFLGIHLLIAGTRLRDAITATIGEGIYLALFSLASLGAIAWLCIAYNAAQASGANRALYDLGTGVRDAGIAVVLLAFLIGVPGLMMANPTSVKQEGAAAKDGTVRGILRVTRHPFLWGVALWAAFHLAANGDLASVVLFGTFFALALFGTVSIDAKRRRKLGAAWEGFAARTSNVPFAAILAGRNTFKAREYFDWRFVLALLIFAAVLFGHARVIGVSPFPNGWVPF from the coding sequence ATGTCCATGCTCTATGCAGCTGCGGCCGTGTTCCTCGGCATCCATCTGCTGATCGCGGGAACGCGGCTTCGCGACGCGATCACCGCGACGATCGGTGAGGGGATCTATCTCGCGCTGTTCTCGCTGGCCTCGCTCGGCGCGATCGCCTGGCTGTGCATCGCCTACAATGCGGCGCAAGCAAGCGGCGCGAACCGGGCGCTCTACGATCTGGGCACCGGCGTGCGTGACGCAGGCATCGCGGTCGTCCTGCTCGCCTTCCTGATCGGCGTGCCGGGGCTGATGATGGCGAACCCCACCTCGGTCAAGCAGGAAGGCGCGGCGGCGAAGGACGGCACGGTGCGCGGCATCCTGCGCGTGACGCGCCATCCCTTCCTGTGGGGCGTGGCGCTCTGGGCCGCATTCCATCTGGCGGCGAATGGCGATCTCGCCTCGGTCGTGCTGTTCGGGACGTTCTTCGCGCTGGCCCTCTTCGGCACCGTCTCCATCGATGCCAAGCGACGGCGCAAGCTGGGCGCGGCCTGGGAGGGCTTCGCGGCCAGGACGTCGAACGTTCCATTTGCCGCGATCCTCGCGGGACGCAACACGTTCAAGGCCCGCGAATATTTCGACTGGCGCTTCGTCCTGGCGCTGCTGATTTTCGCCGCCGTGCTGTTCGGCCATGCGCGGGTGATCGGCGTCTCGCCGTTCCCCAATGGCTGGGTCCCGTTCTAG
- a CDS encoding GNAT family N-acetyltransferase: protein MAIGLRHDGLDPAPLAAIHAACFPDSWDAGALAELLAMPGAFVFAGDDGFILARAAGGEAEVLTLAVSPQARRFGTGTALVAAAASHAHRLGAQSLFLEVAAGNLPARTLYRRLGFVEAGQRKGYYTAGRTAPEDALVLRSDLPLSPLGKNLPAG, encoded by the coding sequence ATGGCGATCGGCCTGCGTCACGATGGTCTCGACCCGGCGCCGCTCGCTGCGATCCACGCCGCATGTTTTCCCGATTCCTGGGATGCCGGGGCACTCGCGGAGCTGCTCGCGATGCCCGGCGCCTTCGTCTTCGCGGGCGATGACGGCTTCATCCTGGCGCGTGCCGCCGGCGGCGAGGCCGAGGTGCTGACCCTCGCGGTCTCGCCACAGGCGCGGCGCTTCGGGACCGGAACCGCTCTGGTCGCTGCGGCTGCGAGTCATGCGCATCGCCTGGGCGCGCAAAGCCTCTTCCTCGAAGTCGCGGCCGGCAATCTGCCGGCGCGCACGCTGTATCGCCGCCTGGGCTTCGTCGAGGCCGGCCAGCGCAAAGGCTACTACACGGCCGGCCGCACGGCACCCGAAGATGCCCTCGTTTTGCGCAGCGATCTGCCGCTTTCACCCCTTGGGAAAAACCTCCCGGCTGGTTAA
- the miaB gene encoding tRNA (N6-isopentenyl adenosine(37)-C2)-methylthiotransferase MiaB — translation MKKLFVKTYGCQMNVYDSARMAELLAPIGYGPAETAEDADMVILNTCHIREKAAEKVYSELGRLKKIKDERGLTIAVAGCVAQAEGAEIVARAPQVDIVVGPQAYHRLPEMIARIARQGGHALETDFPALEKFDALPAQTAPAGATAFLTVQEGCDKFCTFCVVPYTRGSEYSRPVAQVEDEARRLVARGVREITLLGQNVNAYRGEGPDGAAWSLARLLDRLARIAGLARLRYTTSHPRDMGDDLIAAHGDLEALMPYLHLPVQSGSDTILAAMNRQHTAEAYRRLVERIRRARADIALSSDFIVGFPGESDKDFEATLSLVRDVRYAGAFSFKYSPRPGTPAAAARRHIPEDVKDARLRALNALLLEQQDAFKRSCAGRTLDVLFEKPGRQSGQAIGRSPYLQSVHVADAAHLIGEIRRVHIAAVYPNSLKGDLIADRAKALAH, via the coding sequence ATGAAGAAGCTGTTCGTCAAGACCTATGGCTGCCAGATGAACGTCTACGATTCCGCCCGGATGGCGGAATTGCTGGCGCCGATCGGCTATGGCCCGGCGGAGACGGCCGAGGATGCCGACATGGTGATCCTCAACACCTGCCATATCCGCGAGAAAGCGGCCGAAAAGGTCTATTCCGAGCTCGGCCGCCTCAAGAAGATCAAGGATGAACGGGGCCTGACCATCGCGGTGGCGGGCTGCGTGGCGCAGGCCGAAGGCGCAGAGATCGTCGCCCGCGCGCCGCAGGTCGACATCGTGGTCGGGCCGCAGGCCTATCACCGCCTGCCCGAGATGATCGCCCGGATCGCGCGCCAGGGCGGCCATGCGCTGGAGACCGACTTTCCCGCGCTCGAGAAGTTCGACGCGCTGCCGGCGCAGACCGCGCCCGCGGGCGCGACCGCATTCCTCACCGTGCAGGAGGGCTGCGACAAGTTCTGCACCTTCTGCGTCGTGCCCTATACGCGGGGCAGCGAATATTCGCGTCCCGTGGCACAGGTGGAAGACGAAGCGCGCCGCCTGGTGGCGCGCGGCGTGCGCGAGATCACCCTGCTCGGCCAGAACGTCAACGCCTATCGCGGCGAGGGCCCGGATGGCGCCGCCTGGTCGCTCGCCCGCCTGCTGGATCGCCTCGCGCGTATCGCGGGCCTGGCCCGGCTGCGCTACACCACCAGCCATCCGCGCGACATGGGCGACGATCTGATCGCGGCGCATGGCGATCTCGAAGCGCTGATGCCCTATCTGCACCTGCCGGTGCAGTCCGGCTCCGACACGATCCTTGCCGCGATGAACCGCCAGCATACGGCGGAAGCCTATCGCCGCCTGGTCGAACGCATCCGCCGCGCCCGTGCCGACATCGCGCTATCGTCGGATTTCATCGTCGGCTTCCCCGGCGAGAGCGACAAGGACTTCGAAGCGACGCTGTCGCTCGTCCGCGACGTGCGGTATGCCGGCGCCTTCTCGTTCAAATACAGCCCGCGTCCGGGCACGCCCGCCGCCGCGGCGCGCCGGCACATCCCCGAAGACGTCAAGGACGCAAGGCTGCGGGCGCTGAACGCGCTGCTGCTGGAACAGCAGGATGCCTTCAAGCGCTCCTGCGCCGGCCGCACCCTGGACGTGCTGTTCGAGAAGCCCGGCCGCCAATCCGGCCAGGCGATCGGCCGCAGCCCGTATCTGCAATCGGTGCATGTCGCGGACGCCGCCCATCTCATCGGCGAGATCCGCCGCGTGCATATCGCGGCGGTCTATCCCAACAGCCTGAAGGGCGACCTGATCGCCGACCGCGCGAAGGCGCTGGCGCATTGA
- the htpX gene encoding zinc metalloprotease HtpX, with the protein MNVLRTGLLMAALTALFVFVGFLIGGKTGMVFAFLFAAGTNLFAYWNSDKMLLSMYGARPVDDASAPDLVHLVRQLAQQAGLPMPKVYIVENDQPNAFATGRNPAHAAVCVTSGLLRRVNSEELAGVLAHELGHVKHRDTLTMTITATIAGAVSMLANFTLFFGGGNDRRGGLGVIGALLVAILAPIAAMLVQMAISRTREFEADREGAEISGRPLWLASALQKIERAADVIPNPEAEANPATAHMFIINPLQGGGLAGLFASHPSTEERIARLRAMAGEPAAQPGPWA; encoded by the coding sequence ATGAACGTCCTGCGCACCGGTTTGCTGATGGCGGCACTGACCGCCCTGTTCGTCTTCGTCGGCTTCCTGATCGGGGGCAAGACCGGCATGGTCTTCGCCTTCCTGTTCGCGGCGGGAACCAATCTGTTCGCCTACTGGAATTCCGACAAGATGCTGCTGTCGATGTATGGCGCAAGGCCGGTCGACGACGCGAGCGCGCCCGACCTCGTGCACCTGGTGCGGCAGCTGGCGCAGCAGGCGGGCCTGCCCATGCCCAAGGTCTATATCGTCGAGAACGACCAGCCCAACGCCTTCGCGACGGGACGCAATCCGGCGCATGCCGCGGTCTGCGTCACAAGCGGGCTTTTGCGGCGGGTGAACTCGGAAGAGCTGGCGGGCGTGCTCGCGCATGAGCTGGGGCACGTCAAGCACCGCGACACGCTGACCATGACGATCACCGCGACCATCGCGGGCGCGGTGTCGATGCTGGCGAATTTCACGCTGTTCTTCGGCGGCGGCAACGACCGTCGGGGCGGGCTGGGCGTGATCGGCGCCCTGCTGGTCGCGATCCTCGCGCCCATCGCGGCCATGCTGGTGCAGATGGCGATCAGCCGGACGCGCGAATTCGAAGCGGACCGCGAAGGGGCGGAGATCTCGGGCCGGCCGCTCTGGCTCGCCTCGGCGCTGCAGAAGATCGAGCGGGCCGCCGACGTGATCCCCAATCCGGAAGCGGAGGCCAATCCCGCGACGGCGCATATGTTCATCATCAACCCGCTGCAGGGCGGCGGCCTGGCCGGGCTGTTCGCGAGCCATCCCTCCACCGAAGAGCGCATCGCGCGCCTGCGCGCCATGGCGGGAGAGCCCGCGGCCCAGCCCGGGCCCTGGGCGTGA
- a CDS encoding chorismate mutase, which yields MTNSAKPAAECRTMGELRGEIDRLDRILVSLLAERQTYIERAAEIKTARTAVHDQARIDDVIAKVLVAAREAGLSPAIAEPVWRVLVDRCIAHEFATFDVRRQAAR from the coding sequence ATGACGAATTCAGCCAAACCCGCCGCCGAATGCCGGACCATGGGCGAGTTGCGCGGCGAGATCGATCGCCTGGACCGGATTCTGGTCTCGCTCCTGGCCGAACGTCAGACCTATATCGAGCGGGCCGCCGAGATCAAAACCGCCCGCACCGCCGTGCACGACCAGGCGCGGATCGACGACGTCATCGCCAAGGTGCTCGTCGCGGCGCGGGAAGCCGGCCTCAGTCCGGCGATCGCCGAACCGGTCTGGCGGGTGCTGGTCGACCGCTGCATCGCGCATGAATTCGCGACCTTCGACGTAAGGCGTCAGGCCGCGAGATAG